The stretch of DNA TGTCGGAGTCGCCGATGCGGGATCATCCGCTGACCCCGATGACCGACTCCGACCTCGTGCGCGTCCTGGGGGCGCAGACCCCGCACCGCGTCGGGCTCGTCGGGTTGCCCGTGGTCCGCCGAGGTGCCGATGCGGTCCGCAGCGAGCTGGCGGCGATGCGCCATCGCGGCGTGCGGTACGCGGTGACCGATGCACTCACCGAGGAGGACCTGCGCACCGTCGCCCGCGCCGCCACCGGTCTGACCACGCTCACCGGCGCGGCCGGGCTCGCGCACGCGTTGGCCGGGACACTCGGCGCGGAGGCGTCGGCGAAAGCGCGCGATACCCCGGAAATCCCGGCCGGACCGGCGCTCGTGCTCGCGGGCAGCTGCTCGCGCACCACGCTCGAGCAGGTCGACCGGGCGCGGGAACACCTGCCTGCGCACCGCTTGGATCTGCGCGCCGTCCCCGATCCCGAGCGCCTGCACGAGCTGGCCGACGACTGGCTGCGCGAGCACGCCGACGGCGGTCCGCTGCTGGTCTACTCCTCCGCGCCGCCGGAAGAACGGACATCGGACTCCGCGAGCTACGAACGGATTCTGGCGGCACTGGCGCGAAGCGCGGTGCAACTCGGGTATCGAAGGCTCGTCGTCGCGGGCGGCGAAACCTCGGGAGCCGTGGTCAACGCCCTCGGCGTGACCGCGGTCGCGGTCACCGGTGAAGCCGACCGGGGCGTGCCGTGGTGCGTGCACGACGGTGACCCGCCGGTGGCGCTGTTGCTGAAATCCGGCAACTTCGGCCGCCCCGATCTGCTGACGCGTGCGGCACAGGGGCGATCATGAGCGACACCGCGGCAGCCGTCGCCGCGCTGGGAGCGTCGTTCTTCGAGCGCGGGTTGACCTTCGGGCGTACCGGCAACATCAGCGTTCGCCACCACGGCCGGATCCTGCTCACTCCGACCGGCGCTTCGCTGGGCGCCCTCGATCCGGCCGGACTGTCCGAACTGGACCTCGATGGCGCGCACCTGAGCGGCCCGCGCCCGTCCAAGGAGGCTTTCCTGCACGCGGCGATGTACCGGGCACGACCCTCCGCCGCAGCGGTGATCCACCTGCACAGCACCCACTCCGTCGCGGTTTCCTGCTTGGCCGACGTCGATCCGCACGACGTGCTGCCACCGCTGACCGCCTACTACGCCATGCGGGTGGGCCACCTGCCGCTGCTTCCTTATCACGCGCCCGGTGACGACGGGCTCGGCCCGCTGGTCGAAGGAACCGCCGCGCGGCACCACGCGTTGCTGCTGGCCAACCACGGCCCGGTCGTGGCAGGCCGGGACCTCCCCGCGGCGGCCGACGCCGTCGAAGAACTCGAAGAGACCGCCCGGATTTTCCTGCTGCTGCGGGGAATGCGTTCCCGGCCGCTCACGCCGGAGCAGGCCGGGGAACTCGCGGCGCCGGGCTCCTGAGCCCGCGCTGCCACCGGCGCCCACCGATCCGATCAGCGCGCGCGAGCCCCGTCCCGCACCGCGGCCGTTTCGCGCAGCAAAGGAGCAACGATGCTCGCCGTCCTGGGATTCGCAACGCTCGGCGTCTTCATGGCGCTGGTGATGCGCCGATACCTGACCGCTTTCGTCGCCATCATGGTCACCCCCATCGTCTTCGCCGTGGCCGCCGGGTTCGGTGGCGATCTCGACGAGATGATGCTCAACGGTCTGGAGATCGTCGCGCCGACGGCGATCCTGCTGCTGTTCGCGGTGCTCTATTTCGGCGTGATGATGGATGCCCGGCTGTTCGATCCGATCTCGACGGCGATCATCCGGATCTCCAAGGGCGACCCGGTGCGCATCTGCGTCGGCACCGCGATCCTCGCGCTGCTGGTCGCCCTCGACGGCGACGGCACCACCAGCTACATGATCGTCTGCTCCGCGTTCTTACCGCTCTACCGGCGGCTGGGGATCAACCCGCTGGTGATCGCCACCATTGCCACGATGGCGCTGGGCACCATCTCCGGCACCACCCCGTGGGGCGGCGCGGCGACCCGCGGGATCAGCGTGCTGCACCTGGACTCCACCGACTACTTCACGCACATGATCGCGCCGATGGTGCTGACCTCGCTGGCCATCGTCGCGATCGCCTGGGTGCTCGGCCGCGGCCAACGCGACCGCATCGACCGGGCCGTGATCGACGAGTTCGCCGCCGAAATCGCCCAGCAGCGCAACGAGAACAACCGCGACTGGCGGACCTGGTTCAACGCCGGGCTGACCGTGCTGCTGCTGGTGCTGCTGATCGCCGGGGTCGCCGAGCTGGTCAACCTGTTCATGGTCGCGTTCGTCATCGCTCTGCTGGTCAACCACCCGCGCCTGGCCGACCAGGGCGAGGTCATCAAGAAGCACGCGGGCAACGCCGTGCCGGTGGTCATGCTCGTGCTCGGCGCCGGGATCTTCACCGGCATCATGACCGACACCGGCATGACCGAAGCCATGGCCGACGCGCTGCTGTCGATCGTGCCCGACTCGCTCGGCAACCTGATCCCGCTATTCACCGCCGTGATCAGCCTGCCGCTGAGCTTCTTCATGTCCAACGACGCCTACTTCTTCGGCGTCCTGCCGGTGCTGGCCGAATCCGCCGGCCACTACGGCATCGCCCCGGTCGAGATCGCCCGGGCCGGAGCGATCGGCCAGATGATGCACTCCATCGGCCCGGCCTCCGCGCCGCTGTGGGTCCTGCTCGGGCTCATCAAGCGCGAACTCGGCGACTTCCAGCGCTTCGCCCTGCTGTGGGTGCTGCTCGCCTCGCTGGCCTACATCGCATTCGCCGTGCTCACCGGAGCGATCACGGTCTACTGAAGACCACCGGACATCCCGGCACCTTCTTCGTCCACATCGGAGGCGATTCGTCGGGCTTCGAGCAAGTTGAGGATGCGCTGGACGTGAGGGGCAGCGGATCAACAACGGCCGCGGGGACGTCCGGGCGGAGTTCGGCTCAGCAGCCGACGTAGGCCGCGAGGTGTTCGCCGGTGAGCGTGGAGCGGTCGGCGACCAGTTCGGCCGGGGTGCCCTCGAAGACGACCCGGCCGCCCTCGTGGCCCGCGCCCGGCCCGATGTCGATGATCCAGTCGGCGTGCGCCATGACCGCCTGGTGGTGCTCCACGACGATGACCGACTTGCCCGCGTCGACGAGCCGGTCGAGCAGGCCGAGCAGCTGCTCGACGTCGGCGAGGTGCAGCCCGGCGGTCGGCTCGTCGAGCACGTACACCCCGCCGTTGTCGGCCAGGTGGGTAGCCAGCTTGAGCCGTTGCCGCTCGCCGCCGGACAACGTGGTCAGCGGCTGGCCGAGACCGAGGTAGCCGAGTCCGGTGTCGGCCATCCGCTGCAGGATCTGGTGCGCGGCCGGGATCCGCGCCTCGCCGGCGCCGAAGAACTCCGCGGCCTCGGCCACCTGCATCGCGAGCACCTCGCTGATGTCCCTCCCGCCGAAGCGGTATTCCAGCACCGACGGCTGGAACCGCTTGCCCTCGCACTCCTCGCAGGTGGTGGCGAGACCGGCCATCATCGCCAGGTCGGTGTAGACGACTCCGGCACCGTTGCAGCCCGGGCAGGCGCCCTCGGAGTTGGCGCTGAACAGCGCCGGTTTCACGCCGTTGGCCTTCGCGAACGCCTTGCGGATCGGTTCGAGCAGGCCGGTGTAGGTCGCGGGGTTGCTGCGCCGCGATCCGCGGATCGGGGCCTGATCGACCGAGATCACGTCCGCCGAAGCCGGGATGGACCCG from Saccharopolyspora sp. SCSIO 74807 encodes:
- the otnK gene encoding 3-oxo-tetronate kinase, producing MSLLGCIADDYTGGADVAAALRRGGLRTALLFGRPETAVDLTDCDAVVVALKTRTAPATTAIAETLQVRSWMAGRGADRVYFKYCSTFDSTPQGNIGVVADGLLDADGSRLTVVCPSTPDQGRTVHNGHLFVGDVPLSESPMRDHPLTPMTDSDLVRVLGAQTPHRVGLVGLPVVRRGADAVRSELAAMRHRGVRYAVTDALTEEDLRTVARAATGLTTLTGAAGLAHALAGTLGAEASAKARDTPEIPAGPALVLAGSCSRTTLEQVDRAREHLPAHRLDLRAVPDPERLHELADDWLREHADGGPLLVYSSAPPEERTSDSASYERILAALARSAVQLGYRRLVVAGGETSGAVVNALGVTAVAVTGEADRGVPWCVHDGDPPVALLLKSGNFGRPDLLTRAAQGRS
- the otnC gene encoding 3-oxo-tetronate 4-phosphate decarboxylase → MSDTAAAVAALGASFFERGLTFGRTGNISVRHHGRILLTPTGASLGALDPAGLSELDLDGAHLSGPRPSKEAFLHAAMYRARPSAAAVIHLHSTHSVAVSCLADVDPHDVLPPLTAYYAMRVGHLPLLPYHAPGDDGLGPLVEGTAARHHALLLANHGPVVAGRDLPAAADAVEELEETARIFLLLRGMRSRPLTPEQAGELAAPGS
- a CDS encoding CitMHS family transporter: MLAVLGFATLGVFMALVMRRYLTAFVAIMVTPIVFAVAAGFGGDLDEMMLNGLEIVAPTAILLLFAVLYFGVMMDARLFDPISTAIIRISKGDPVRICVGTAILALLVALDGDGTTSYMIVCSAFLPLYRRLGINPLVIATIATMALGTISGTTPWGGAATRGISVLHLDSTDYFTHMIAPMVLTSLAIVAIAWVLGRGQRDRIDRAVIDEFAAEIAQQRNENNRDWRTWFNAGLTVLLLVLLIAGVAELVNLFMVAFVIALLVNHPRLADQGEVIKKHAGNAVPVVMLVLGAGIFTGIMTDTGMTEAMADALLSIVPDSLGNLIPLFTAVISLPLSFFMSNDAYFFGVLPVLAESAGHYGIAPVEIARAGAIGQMMHSIGPASAPLWVLLGLIKRELGDFQRFALLWVLLASLAYIAFAVLTGAITVY